One window from the genome of Kryptolebias marmoratus isolate JLee-2015 linkage group LG1, ASM164957v2, whole genome shotgun sequence encodes:
- the trpm6 gene encoding transient receptor potential cation channel subfamily M member 6 isoform X4 has protein sequence MKSRDLSRTEPQSTDMSRKSWIEETFFKRECVKFIPSSWDLHRCVPVCQVCQSLIRCCCGRLMGEHSWQESVPPISLYPGPGQGMKENWSMEVHTKASPTNAYGIIDFQDTATRVCRAKYVRVAVDSKPDALLQLMLREWQMERPKLLLSVHGGSENFTLPPKVKQAFSKGLITAALSTEGWILTDGINTGVSKYVGEAVKIFGGHDLRKRNTIGITPWGMIDNNVDLIGRDVFRPYQLLGNPLSKRACLNRFHSHFLLVDNGMLGKHGCQQGLRRKLEKHIHLQRIHPRLNQGVPVVCVVVEGGPAIVSTVLDYVSSVPPVPVFVFEGSGKAADLLAFLHKQTANNRELDADIKEDFLVRIGDVFGVERTEATRLYGLLQQCMDHRLSITIFDSESEDQTAPDAAILSSTLKGTKASPAEQLSMALAWDRADIAQKDILVYGQHWQVGSLEQAMLDSLVMDRVSFVKLLIDNGMTMSRFLTVDRLEELYNTHQGQTQRFMHHLVEDAKQTSLPIGYRVSLIDMGTVIEYLIGGAYRSTYTRKNFRAAYNRLQNKAQQSSSGSFPKQRRGLSSKKNRSLQDLHFFRTAQPYKPKEEQSAPPVNSHKMALSPDFGGALLPCPFNFNDLFVWAVLQQRQQMALFLWQHGEEALARAVVACKLYRSMAFEARQSNMDDNMAERFKTFSLEFGQLAVDVLDCSFRQNEQMAMKLLTSEMEAWSHFTCLQLAVSSCHRPFVSHSCTQTLLTDLWTGPLNMRKNSFLKIILSLLLPPAILLLEFKSKAEMCHVPQSHEAMPFGLESVKSLPAAEGSDHTDCRDAERGLSIQDKCGGPVSETVSSVSAQWLSWIRRVYEFYTAPVVKFWFHTMSYLAFLMLFSYVVLVKMEEKPSVQEWLVIVYIGSTALEKTREVLMSEPRKLSQKLKIWFSEYWNISDFIAIALFLFGFSMRWFGDRTTGRISYCLDIIFWFVRVMDLLAVNQHAGPYLTMITKMTSNMFFIVVMMVIVLLSFGVSRKAILSPDEEPSWCLAQDIVSQPYWMIFGEVYAGEMGGESFLALFLQAVYMFFQYIIMVNILIAFFNNIYFDMASTSNKLWRYNRYRYIMTYLERPWLPPPLILFSHVALAVGGIFGRFRRDAEREEAGSGLKLYLGHEDRKKLYEFEEKCVEVYFYEKNEDVHSSQLNRIRATAERAEEMCGMMGEVSEKVNFIQHSLSELDSQLGQLQDLSALAVDTLTLLSASDNLYQEEARLAQCRLVTASHRALPHSWTLPHRSGTDSDGSNSRRTMVKACMSTPPSLLKCSALTGSALASQECHKGVRGGKEEKQEQSEPGPEIDEGSHCSAVEHPSENWLGGSRPASRTFFSQFYGGSVHNPAARNQMPSESCESSRCGSPLSPRGFGLPHNRPWTCDPYLYPNQRKPFMEEGEEEEAEKEENEKETSPKQLSNVEDDIQPRHSSHWRRPALSPRWAFMPRDRPYGFCRSLSSSMENMTFYGAPLSPKKDSFPSLDEPKNKDCLYGKSGFRDDTSLQCSRSQEWAKSSDFTSAMDSRGKSHKRKMVKIKESPPDMTVQSNPSGASWKKRQRFFGEATCWSASTSLSQLHFDSSEMMQKQMSSHQDMWSPTHSAWNSWAKSMSRRSSLQSCAAPEVKSSSFQSSDNLYPHFSAMERNNLMRLAHTIPFTPISMFGGEEVSVYSLEDVPSDSEPESRSVSWSSRGHSAMLQPLSSEEGSLDGGLRQGCRMICTWAEQDVLKPGMVYVVKAFKTEVVRAWQRYFHGSTALQLCLREIQQQRAAQKMMQVFNQIKPDDMHHSPRFLDVSLVLWHSNGQWLTIERNLTGDFRKYNNNTGEEITPCCSLEDMLLAFSHWTYEYSWRELLLLDIQGVGEELTDPTVIMADYQSGGRNEMLFGPDNLGDAAISGFLQKHTCNFCCHRLGLKDSSNKSNQIIHAGCMDFLPGLFKEAFGQLREQQ, from the exons ATGAAGAGCAGGGACCTGAGCAGGACCGAGCCGCAGAGCACAGACATG tcacGAAAGTCTTGGATTGAGGAAACCTTCTTCAAAAGGGAGTGTGTAAAGTTTATCCCCTCCTCTTGGGACCTCCACAG ATGCGTTCCAGTTTGCCAAGTATGCCAGAGTTTGATCCG ATGCTGTTGTGGCCGCCTGATGGGGGAGCACTCCTGGCAGGAGTCCGTTCCTCCAATATCCCTGTATCCTGGCCCCGGTCAGGGCATGAAGGAGAACTGGTCCATGGAAGTCCACACCAAGGCCAGTCCCACCAACGCCTACGGGATCATCGACTTTCAGGATACGGCCACACGTGTCTGTCGGGCCAAG TATGTCCGTGTGGCCGTGGACTCCAAGCCCGACGCGCTACTCCAACTGATGCTGAGGGAATGGCAGATGGAGAGGCCCAAGCTACTGCTGAGTGTCCATGGAGGCTCAGAAAACTTTACCTTACCCCCGAAAGTCAAGCAGGCCTTTAGCAAGGGGCTGATCACTGCTGCCCTCAGCACAGAGGGATGGATCCTAACTGATGGCATTAATACAG GTGTGTCTAAGTATGTAGGCGaagctgtaaaaatatttggagGCCACGATCTGAGGAAGAGAAACACGATTGGCATCACACCGTGGGGGATGATTGACAACAACGTGGACCTCATAGGCAGAGAT GTTTTCAGACCCTACCAGCTGCTGGGGAACCCCTTGAGCAAAAGGGCCTGCCTTAATCGTTTCCACTCGCACTTTCTGCTGGTGGACAATGGGATGCTGGGAAAACATGGCTGTCAGCAAGGCCtcaggaggaaactggagaaacaCATTCACCTGCAGAGAATACATCCTC GGCTGAACCAAGGTGTGCCTGtggtgtgtgtggtggtggagggAGGTCCTGCCATTGTCTCAACAGTGTTGGACTATGTGAGCAGTGTGCCCCCGGTTccggtgtttgtgtttgaggggTCAGGCAAAGCTGCGGACCTGCTCGCCTTCTTACACAAGCAGACCGCTAATAACAG GGAGCTGGATGCAGACATCAAAGAGGACTTCCTTGTCAGAATCGGAGATGTGTTTGGAGTTGAAAGGACTGAAGCCACGAGACTTTACGGCCTCCTCCAGCAGTGTATGGACCACAGGCTGTCT ATAACCATCTTTGACTCTGAATCAGAGGACCAGACAGCACCAGACGCAGCCATTTTGTCTTCTACTCTTAAGG gAACCAAGGCGAGTCCAGCAGAGCAGCTGAGCATGGCTCTGGCTTGGGACCGGGCTGACATCGCACAGAAAGACATCCTGGTGTATGGGCAGCACTGGCAG GTGGGTTCCTTGGAACAAGCCATGCTGGATTCTCTGGTGATGGACCGTGTCAGCTTTGTCAAGCTGCTGATTGATAACGGCATGACGATGAGCCGCTTCCTCACAGTGGATCGCCTCGAGGAGCTCTACAACACT CACCAGGGTCAGACTCAACGGTTCATGCACCACCTTGTCGAAGATGCAAAACAG ACATCTCTTCCCATTGGATACCGTGTTTCACTCATTGACATGGGTACGGTGATCGAATACCTCATAGGTGGAGCGTATCGAAGCACCTACACACGGAAAAACTTCAGAGCTGCCTACAACCGCCTGCAGAACAAA GCCCAGCAGAGCAGCTCTGGCTCTTTTCCCAAACAAAGACGAGGACTGAGCTCAAAGAAGAACAGAAGTCTCCAAGATCTACATTTCTTCAGAACAGCTCAGCCCTACAAACCCAAG GAGGAGCAAAGCGCGCCGCCTGTGAACAGTCACAAGATGGCACTGAGTCCAGACTTTGGTGGCGCTCTGCTGCCGTGTCCTTTCAACTTCAATGACCTGTTTGTGTGGGCGGTTCTTCAACAACGCCAGCAGATGGCGCTCTTCTTGTGGCAGCATGGAGAGGAAGCTTTGGCCCGAGCTGTTGTGGCCTGTAAGCTTTACCGCTCCATGGCCTTTGAGGCACGCCAGAGCAACATGGATGACAACATGGCAGAGAGATTCAAGACGTTTTCACT TGAGTTTGGTCAGCTGGCGGTGGATGTGTTGGATTGTTCATTTCGGCAGAACGAGCAAATGGCCATGAAGTTGTTAACCTCTGAGATGGAAGCATGGAGCCACTTCACCTGTCTGCAGCTGGCCGTCTCCTCGTGCCACAGACCGTTTGTCTCACACTCCTGCACTCAGACTCTGCTCACAGATCTCTGGACCGGTCCACTCAACATGAGGAAAAACTCCTTTTTGAAG ATCATTTTGAGCCTTCTTCTTCCCCCTGCCATCTTGCTGCTGGAGTTTAAAAGCAAAGCTGAAATGTGCCATGTGCCACAGAGCCACGAGGCGATGCCGTTTGGACTCGAGTCTGTTAAATCTCTACCAGCCGCCGAGGGATCTGATCACACG GACTGTCGGGATGCAGAGCGAGGTCTCTCTATTCAGGATAAATGTGGTGGTCCTGTTTCAGAAACCGTGTCCTCGGTGTCTGCGCAGTGGCTGTCCTGGATCAGAAGAGTTTATGAGTTTTACACCGCTCCTGTTGTCAAGTTCTGGTTTCACACA atgTCCTACTTGGCCTTCTTGATGTTATTCTCTTATGTTGTCTTGGTGAAGATGGAAGAAAAACCCAGTGTTCAGGAGTGGCTTGTCATCGTTTACATTGGATCCACTGCGCTTGAGAAAACCAGAGAG GTATTAATGTCCGAGCCAAGAAAACTGAGCCAGAAGCTGAAGATTTGGTTCTCGGAGTACTGGAACATATCAGACTTTATCGCCATCGCACTTTTCCTGTTTGGATTTTCGATGCGTTGGTTTGGTGACCGAACCACAGGGCGCATCTCTTACTGTCTGGATATCATCTTCTGGTTTGTCAGGGTGATGGACCTTCTGGCTGTCAATCAGCATGCAGGCCCTTACCTCACCATGATCACCAAGATG ACCAGTAACATGTTCTTCATCGTGGTGATGATGGTCATCGTGTTGCTGAGCTTCGGAGTGTCCAGAAAAGCCATCTTGTCACCAGACGAGGAGCCATCATGGTGCCTCGCTCAAGATATTGTCTCCCAGCCCTACTGGATGATCTTTGGAGAAGTTTACGCAGGAGAGATGGGTGGTGAATCTTTTCTCGCCCTGTTTCTTCAAGCCGTCTATATGTTCTTCCAGTATATCATCATGGTCAACATTCTCATTGCATTTTTCAA CAACATTTACTTTGACATGGCGTCAACGTCCAACAAGCTGTGGAGGTACAACCGTTACCGCTACATAATGACCTACCTGGAAAGGCCATGGCTGCCCCCTCCCCTGATCCTTTTCAGCCACGTAGCTCTTGCTGTGGGAGGCATCTTTGGGAGATTCAGACGAGATGCTGAGAGGGAAGAGGCAGGCTCTGGCCTCA AGCTCTATCTGGGCCACGAGGATCGCAAGAAGTTGTACGAGTTTGAGGAGAAGTGCGTGGAGGTCTACTTTTACGAGAAGAACGAAGACGTCCACAGCAGTCAGTTAAACAGAATCAGAGCCACAGCTGAGAG AGCAGAGGAGATGTGTGGGATGATGGGAGAAGTCTCAGAGAAGGTCAACTTTATTCAGCACAGCCTGTCCGAGTTAGACTCTCAGCTGGGTCAACTCCAGGACCTCTCCGCGCTGGCTGTGGACACCCTGACGCTGCTCTCTGCTTCGGACAACCTTTATCAGGAAGAGGCGCGTCTGGCTCAGTGTCGGCTCGTGACAGCGTCTCATCGCGCCCTCCCTCACAGCTGGACCCTCCCTCACAGGAGCGGGACAGACTCCGATGGCTCTAACTCGCGGCGAACGATGGTCAAAGCTTGTATGAGCACGCCGCCTTCATTACTGAAGTGCTCTGCTCTGACGGGGAGTGCACTGGCATCACAGGAGTGTCACAAAGGAGTGAGAGGAGgcaaggaagaaaaacaagaacaatctGAGCCTGGACCGGAAATAGATgag GGTTCCCATTGTTCTGCTGTCGAACATCCCAGTGAGAACTGGTTGGGAGGCTCCAGACCTGCATCACGCACTTTCTTTTCTCAATTTTATGGTGGCAGCGTTCATAACCCCGCTGCGAGGAATCAGATGCCCTCTGAGTCCTGTGAATCCTCCCGCTGCGGGTCTCCTCTTTCTCCCAGAGGATTTGGACTTCCACACAATAGACCCTGGACCTGTGACCCATATTTGTACCCAAATCAGAGGAAGCCGTTCATggaggaaggagaagaagaggaggccGAAAAGGAAGAGAATGAAAAGGAAACATCACCAAAACAACTTTCTAATGTAGAA GACGATATCCAACCAAGACATTCGAGCCATTGGAGAAGACCAGCATTATCCCCCAGGTGGGCGTTCATGCCCAGAGACCGTCCGTATGGCTTCTGCCGCTCTTTGTCATCCAGCATGGAGAATATGACCTTCTATGGAGCACCCCTCAGTCCAAAGAAGGATTCATTTCCATCTCTGGATGAACCAAAGAACAAAGACTGTTTATATGGCAAGAGTGGCTTTAGGGATGATACATCTCTGCAATGCAGCAGAAGCCAAG AGTGGGCCAAGTCCTCTGACTTCACTTCAGCGATGGACAGCAGAGGCAAAAGCCACAAAAGGAAGATGGTGAAGATAAAAGAGAGCCCTCCCGATATG acTGTGCAGTCCAACCCGTCTGGTGCCTCGTGGAAAAAACGTCAAAGGTTTTTTGGAGAAGCTACATGTTGGTCAGCTTCAACCAGCCTCAGTCAGCTCC attttgattCCTCAGAGATGATGCAGAAACAGATGTCTTCTCATCAG GATATGTGGAGCCCCACTCATTCAGCATGGAACAGCTGGGCCAAAAGCATGAGCCGCAGGTCCTC gttACAGAGCTGTGCTGCACCTGAAG tCAAAAGCTCTTCCTTCCAGTCCAGTGACAACTTGTACCCACACTTTTCTG CTATGGAGAGGAACAATCTGATGAGACTGGCTCACACCATCCCCTTCACTCCCATTTCCATGTTTG GAGGTGAAGAAGTGAGCGTCTACTCCCTGGAGGACGTACCTTCTGACTCTGAGCCCGAATCCAGGTCTGTCTCCTGGTCTTCCCGGGGACACTCTGCCATGCTGCAGCCGCTCTCCAGTGAGGAGGGTTCTCTGGATGGGGGTCTCCGGCAGGGCTGCAGGATGATATGTACGTGGGCAGAACAGGACGTGCTAAAACCCGGAATGGTGTATGTGGTCAAAGCCTTTAAGACGGAGGTGGTCCGTGCTTGGCAGAGATACTTCCATGGAAGCACTGCGCTGCAGCTGTGTTTAAGG
- the trpm6 gene encoding transient receptor potential cation channel subfamily M member 6 isoform X5: MKSRDLSRTEPQSTDMSRKSWIEETFFKRECVKFIPSSWDLHRCVPVCQVCQSLIRCCCGRLMGEHSWQESVPPISLYPGPGQGMKENWSMEVHTKASPTNAYGIIDFQDTATRVCRAKYVRVAVDSKPDALLQLMLREWQMERPKLLLSVHGGSENFTLPPKVKQAFSKGLITAALSTEGWILTDGINTGVSKYVGEAVKIFGGHDLRKRNTIGITPWGMIDNNVDLIGRDVFRPYQLLGNPLSKRACLNRFHSHFLLVDNGMLGKHGCQQGLRRKLEKHIHLQRIHPRLNQGVPVVCVVVEGGPAIVSTVLDYVSSVPPVPVFVFEGSGKAADLLAFLHKQTANNRELDADIKEDFLVRIGDVFGVERTEATRLYGLLQQCMDHRLSQITIFDSESEDQTAPDAAILSSTLKGTKASPAEQLSMALAWDRADIAQKDILVYGQHWQVGSLEQAMLDSLVMDRVSFVKLLIDNGMTMSRFLTVDRLEELYNTHQGQTQRFMHHLVEDAKQTSLPIGYRVSLIDMGTVIEYLIGGAYRSTYTRKNFRAAYNRLQNKEAQQSSSGSFPKQRRGLSSKKNRSLQDLHFFRTAQPYKPKEEQSAPPVNSHKMALSPDFGGALLPCPFNFNDLFVWAVLQQRQQMALFLWQHGEEALARAVVACKLYRSMAFEARQSNMDDNMAERFKTFSLEFGQLAVDVLDCSFRQNEQMAMKLLTSEMEAWSHFTCLQLAVSSCHRPFVSHSCTQTLLTDLWTGPLNMRKNSFLKIILSLLLPPAILLLEFKSKAEMCHVPQSHEAMPFGLESVKSLPAAEGSDHTDCRDAERGLSIQDKCGGPVSETVSSVSAQWLSWIRRVYEFYTAPVVKFWFHTMSYLAFLMLFSYVVLVKMEEKPSVQEWLVIVYIGSTALEKTREVLMSEPRKLSQKLKIWFSEYWNISDFIAIALFLFGFSMRWFGDRTTGRISYCLDIIFWFVRVMDLLAVNQHAGPYLTMITKMTSNMFFIVVMMVIVLLSFGVSRKAILSPDEEPSWCLAQDIVSQPYWMIFGEVYAGEMGGESFLALFLQAVYMFFQYIIMVNILIAFFNNIYFDMASTSNKLWRYNRYRYIMTYLERPWLPPPLILFSHVALAVGGIFGRFRRDAEREEAGSGLKLYLGHEDRKKLYEFEEKCVEVYFYEKNEDVHSSQLNRIRATAERAEEMCGMMGEVSEKVNFIQHSLSELDSQLGQLQDLSALAVDTLTLLSASDNLYQEEARLAQCRLVTASHRALPHSWTLPHRSGTDSDGSNSRRTMVKACMSTPPSLLKCSALTGSALASQECHKGVRGGKEEKQEQSEPGPEIDEGSHCSAVEHPSENWLGGSRPASRTFFSQFYGGSVHNPAARNQMPSESCESSRCGSPLSPRGFGLPHNRPWTCDPYLYPNQRKPFMEEGEEEEAEKEENEKETSPKQLSNVEDDIQPRHSSHWRRPALSPRWAFMPRDRPYGFCRSLSSSMENMTFYGAPLSPKKDSFPSLDEPKNKDCLYGKSGFRDDTSLQCSRSQEWAKSSDFTSAMDSRGKSHKRKMVKIKESPPDMTVQSNPSGASWKKRQRFFGEATCWSASTSLSQLHFDSSEMMQKQMSSHQDMWSPTHSAWNSWAKSMSRRSSLQSCAAPEVKSSSFQSSDNLYPHFSAMERNNLMRLAHTIPFTPISMFGGEEVSVYSLEDVPSDSEPESRSVSWSSRGHSAMLQPLSSEEGSLDGGLRQGCRMICTWAEQDVLKPGMVYVVKAFKTEVVRAWQRYFHGSTALQLCLREIQQQRAAQKMMQVFNQIKPDDMHHSPRFLDVSLVLWHSNGQWLTIERNLTGDFRKYNNNTGEEITPCCSLEDMLLAFSHWTYEYSWRELLLLDIQGVGEELTDPTVIMADYQSGGRNEMLFGPDNLGDAAISGFLQKHTCNFCCHRLGLKDLRRRSGSCESSSEEESMSGKEEQDDD, from the exons ATGAAGAGCAGGGACCTGAGCAGGACCGAGCCGCAGAGCACAGACATG tcacGAAAGTCTTGGATTGAGGAAACCTTCTTCAAAAGGGAGTGTGTAAAGTTTATCCCCTCCTCTTGGGACCTCCACAG ATGCGTTCCAGTTTGCCAAGTATGCCAGAGTTTGATCCG ATGCTGTTGTGGCCGCCTGATGGGGGAGCACTCCTGGCAGGAGTCCGTTCCTCCAATATCCCTGTATCCTGGCCCCGGTCAGGGCATGAAGGAGAACTGGTCCATGGAAGTCCACACCAAGGCCAGTCCCACCAACGCCTACGGGATCATCGACTTTCAGGATACGGCCACACGTGTCTGTCGGGCCAAG TATGTCCGTGTGGCCGTGGACTCCAAGCCCGACGCGCTACTCCAACTGATGCTGAGGGAATGGCAGATGGAGAGGCCCAAGCTACTGCTGAGTGTCCATGGAGGCTCAGAAAACTTTACCTTACCCCCGAAAGTCAAGCAGGCCTTTAGCAAGGGGCTGATCACTGCTGCCCTCAGCACAGAGGGATGGATCCTAACTGATGGCATTAATACAG GTGTGTCTAAGTATGTAGGCGaagctgtaaaaatatttggagGCCACGATCTGAGGAAGAGAAACACGATTGGCATCACACCGTGGGGGATGATTGACAACAACGTGGACCTCATAGGCAGAGAT GTTTTCAGACCCTACCAGCTGCTGGGGAACCCCTTGAGCAAAAGGGCCTGCCTTAATCGTTTCCACTCGCACTTTCTGCTGGTGGACAATGGGATGCTGGGAAAACATGGCTGTCAGCAAGGCCtcaggaggaaactggagaaacaCATTCACCTGCAGAGAATACATCCTC GGCTGAACCAAGGTGTGCCTGtggtgtgtgtggtggtggagggAGGTCCTGCCATTGTCTCAACAGTGTTGGACTATGTGAGCAGTGTGCCCCCGGTTccggtgtttgtgtttgaggggTCAGGCAAAGCTGCGGACCTGCTCGCCTTCTTACACAAGCAGACCGCTAATAACAG GGAGCTGGATGCAGACATCAAAGAGGACTTCCTTGTCAGAATCGGAGATGTGTTTGGAGTTGAAAGGACTGAAGCCACGAGACTTTACGGCCTCCTCCAGCAGTGTATGGACCACAGGCTGTCT CAGATAACCATCTTTGACTCTGAATCAGAGGACCAGACAGCACCAGACGCAGCCATTTTGTCTTCTACTCTTAAGG gAACCAAGGCGAGTCCAGCAGAGCAGCTGAGCATGGCTCTGGCTTGGGACCGGGCTGACATCGCACAGAAAGACATCCTGGTGTATGGGCAGCACTGGCAG GTGGGTTCCTTGGAACAAGCCATGCTGGATTCTCTGGTGATGGACCGTGTCAGCTTTGTCAAGCTGCTGATTGATAACGGCATGACGATGAGCCGCTTCCTCACAGTGGATCGCCTCGAGGAGCTCTACAACACT CACCAGGGTCAGACTCAACGGTTCATGCACCACCTTGTCGAAGATGCAAAACAG ACATCTCTTCCCATTGGATACCGTGTTTCACTCATTGACATGGGTACGGTGATCGAATACCTCATAGGTGGAGCGTATCGAAGCACCTACACACGGAAAAACTTCAGAGCTGCCTACAACCGCCTGCAGAACAAA GAGGCCCAGCAGAGCAGCTCTGGCTCTTTTCCCAAACAAAGACGAGGACTGAGCTCAAAGAAGAACAGAAGTCTCCAAGATCTACATTTCTTCAGAACAGCTCAGCCCTACAAACCCAAG GAGGAGCAAAGCGCGCCGCCTGTGAACAGTCACAAGATGGCACTGAGTCCAGACTTTGGTGGCGCTCTGCTGCCGTGTCCTTTCAACTTCAATGACCTGTTTGTGTGGGCGGTTCTTCAACAACGCCAGCAGATGGCGCTCTTCTTGTGGCAGCATGGAGAGGAAGCTTTGGCCCGAGCTGTTGTGGCCTGTAAGCTTTACCGCTCCATGGCCTTTGAGGCACGCCAGAGCAACATGGATGACAACATGGCAGAGAGATTCAAGACGTTTTCACT TGAGTTTGGTCAGCTGGCGGTGGATGTGTTGGATTGTTCATTTCGGCAGAACGAGCAAATGGCCATGAAGTTGTTAACCTCTGAGATGGAAGCATGGAGCCACTTCACCTGTCTGCAGCTGGCCGTCTCCTCGTGCCACAGACCGTTTGTCTCACACTCCTGCACTCAGACTCTGCTCACAGATCTCTGGACCGGTCCACTCAACATGAGGAAAAACTCCTTTTTGAAG ATCATTTTGAGCCTTCTTCTTCCCCCTGCCATCTTGCTGCTGGAGTTTAAAAGCAAAGCTGAAATGTGCCATGTGCCACAGAGCCACGAGGCGATGCCGTTTGGACTCGAGTCTGTTAAATCTCTACCAGCCGCCGAGGGATCTGATCACACG GACTGTCGGGATGCAGAGCGAGGTCTCTCTATTCAGGATAAATGTGGTGGTCCTGTTTCAGAAACCGTGTCCTCGGTGTCTGCGCAGTGGCTGTCCTGGATCAGAAGAGTTTATGAGTTTTACACCGCTCCTGTTGTCAAGTTCTGGTTTCACACA atgTCCTACTTGGCCTTCTTGATGTTATTCTCTTATGTTGTCTTGGTGAAGATGGAAGAAAAACCCAGTGTTCAGGAGTGGCTTGTCATCGTTTACATTGGATCCACTGCGCTTGAGAAAACCAGAGAG GTATTAATGTCCGAGCCAAGAAAACTGAGCCAGAAGCTGAAGATTTGGTTCTCGGAGTACTGGAACATATCAGACTTTATCGCCATCGCACTTTTCCTGTTTGGATTTTCGATGCGTTGGTTTGGTGACCGAACCACAGGGCGCATCTCTTACTGTCTGGATATCATCTTCTGGTTTGTCAGGGTGATGGACCTTCTGGCTGTCAATCAGCATGCAGGCCCTTACCTCACCATGATCACCAAGATG ACCAGTAACATGTTCTTCATCGTGGTGATGATGGTCATCGTGTTGCTGAGCTTCGGAGTGTCCAGAAAAGCCATCTTGTCACCAGACGAGGAGCCATCATGGTGCCTCGCTCAAGATATTGTCTCCCAGCCCTACTGGATGATCTTTGGAGAAGTTTACGCAGGAGAGATGGGTGGTGAATCTTTTCTCGCCCTGTTTCTTCAAGCCGTCTATATGTTCTTCCAGTATATCATCATGGTCAACATTCTCATTGCATTTTTCAA CAACATTTACTTTGACATGGCGTCAACGTCCAACAAGCTGTGGAGGTACAACCGTTACCGCTACATAATGACCTACCTGGAAAGGCCATGGCTGCCCCCTCCCCTGATCCTTTTCAGCCACGTAGCTCTTGCTGTGGGAGGCATCTTTGGGAGATTCAGACGAGATGCTGAGAGGGAAGAGGCAGGCTCTGGCCTCA AGCTCTATCTGGGCCACGAGGATCGCAAGAAGTTGTACGAGTTTGAGGAGAAGTGCGTGGAGGTCTACTTTTACGAGAAGAACGAAGACGTCCACAGCAGTCAGTTAAACAGAATCAGAGCCACAGCTGAGAG AGCAGAGGAGATGTGTGGGATGATGGGAGAAGTCTCAGAGAAGGTCAACTTTATTCAGCACAGCCTGTCCGAGTTAGACTCTCAGCTGGGTCAACTCCAGGACCTCTCCGCGCTGGCTGTGGACACCCTGACGCTGCTCTCTGCTTCGGACAACCTTTATCAGGAAGAGGCGCGTCTGGCTCAGTGTCGGCTCGTGACAGCGTCTCATCGCGCCCTCCCTCACAGCTGGACCCTCCCTCACAGGAGCGGGACAGACTCCGATGGCTCTAACTCGCGGCGAACGATGGTCAAAGCTTGTATGAGCACGCCGCCTTCATTACTGAAGTGCTCTGCTCTGACGGGGAGTGCACTGGCATCACAGGAGTGTCACAAAGGAGTGAGAGGAGgcaaggaagaaaaacaagaacaatctGAGCCTGGACCGGAAATAGATgag GGTTCCCATTGTTCTGCTGTCGAACATCCCAGTGAGAACTGGTTGGGAGGCTCCAGACCTGCATCACGCACTTTCTTTTCTCAATTTTATGGTGGCAGCGTTCATAACCCCGCTGCGAGGAATCAGATGCCCTCTGAGTCCTGTGAATCCTCCCGCTGCGGGTCTCCTCTTTCTCCCAGAGGATTTGGACTTCCACACAATAGACCCTGGACCTGTGACCCATATTTGTACCCAAATCAGAGGAAGCCGTTCATggaggaaggagaagaagaggaggccGAAAAGGAAGAGAATGAAAAGGAAACATCACCAAAACAACTTTCTAATGTAGAA GACGATATCCAACCAAGACATTCGAGCCATTGGAGAAGACCAGCATTATCCCCCAGGTGGGCGTTCATGCCCAGAGACCGTCCGTATGGCTTCTGCCGCTCTTTGTCATCCAGCATGGAGAATATGACCTTCTATGGAGCACCCCTCAGTCCAAAGAAGGATTCATTTCCATCTCTGGATGAACCAAAGAACAAAGACTGTTTATATGGCAAGAGTGGCTTTAGGGATGATACATCTCTGCAATGCAGCAGAAGCCAAG AGTGGGCCAAGTCCTCTGACTTCACTTCAGCGATGGACAGCAGAGGCAAAAGCCACAAAAGGAAGATGGTGAAGATAAAAGAGAGCCCTCCCGATATG acTGTGCAGTCCAACCCGTCTGGTGCCTCGTGGAAAAAACGTCAAAGGTTTTTTGGAGAAGCTACATGTTGGTCAGCTTCAACCAGCCTCAGTCAGCTCC attttgattCCTCAGAGATGATGCAGAAACAGATGTCTTCTCATCAG GATATGTGGAGCCCCACTCATTCAGCATGGAACAGCTGGGCCAAAAGCATGAGCCGCAGGTCCTC gttACAGAGCTGTGCTGCACCTGAAG tCAAAAGCTCTTCCTTCCAGTCCAGTGACAACTTGTACCCACACTTTTCTG CTATGGAGAGGAACAATCTGATGAGACTGGCTCACACCATCCCCTTCACTCCCATTTCCATGTTTG GAGGTGAAGAAGTGAGCGTCTACTCCCTGGAGGACGTACCTTCTGACTCTGAGCCCGAATCCAGGTCTGTCTCCTGGTCTTCCCGGGGACACTCTGCCATGCTGCAGCCGCTCTCCAGTGAGGAGGGTTCTCTGGATGGGGGTCTCCGGCAGGGCTGCAGGATGATATGTACGTGGGCAGAACAGGACGTGCTAAAACCCGGAATGGTGTATGTGGTCAAAGCCTTTAAGACGGAGGTGGTCCGTGCTTGGCAGAGATACTTCCATGGAAGCACTGCGCTGCAGCTGTGTTTAAGG